One window from the genome of Larus michahellis chromosome 23, bLarMic1.1, whole genome shotgun sequence encodes:
- the PEX11G gene encoding peroxisomal membrane protein 11C isoform X1, translated as MATAPPPSRRAPRQRQARRDVTPRKRCYGGGRAQRPGRRAGDLPRPRPGGEWRGRPGGALPGPVRTGPYRTVPPQVRALCYGCQLAGGALAGPQAPPSGLPGSLLAVSAQLNACRTALRLFDDFAMLSYSCSYGLGPKDEDGLVRGLSVLCNLANQLYYPCEHVAWAADAGVLRISSQKWWTLSMGLWAFSLLLGILRSLRILFQLRRKLRQHKGYDFPPWLYSYFNPNVSVLICELLPIIIELWAINNITLASSSTSSPRSQKETKAQVKAEVLSILTDMADLSNAIHWLPPGFLWAGRFPPWLSSFTTMSVSSHENRKSRSSSGSMNIHLFHKPGHADSLLTHLNLLRKRHLFTDVVLRAGNQAFHCHRAVLASCSRYFEAMFSGGLKESRDAEVNFHDSLHPEVLELLLDYAYSARVLINEENAESLLEAGDMLQFQDIRDASADFLEKNLYPGNCLNMLLLSDAHCCERLLELSWRMALANFTSLCKTEDFLRLPKDKLLELVESEELEVEDETLVYEAVIGWIRYDLPRRHEVLPELLRSVRLALLPESYLRKQVACEKLVTSHKLGEEIVADAVRCKMKILQNDGLVTGCCARPRKVSQALLLLGGQTFMCDKIYMLDHKTREIIPRADIPSPRKECSACAIGCKVYITGGKGSENGASKDVWVYDTLHDEWAKAAPMLVARFGHGSAELDHCLYVVGGHTAVSGAFPASPSVSLKQVEHYDPQLDKWSLVAPLREGVSNAAVVGAKMKLFVFGGTSTNQEKLPKVQCFDPCQNRWTVPVSCPQPWRYTAAAVVGSHIIVIGGDTEFSASSAYRFHSDTYQWSKFGDVTAKRISCRAVTSGNRLYVVGGYCGAQRCKTLDCYDPSSDTWSSVTTVPYSLIPTAFVSTWKYLSA; from the exons ATGGCGACGGCTCCACCACcttcccggcgtgccccgcgccAGCGCCAGGCGCGCCGTGACGTCACACCCCGGAAGCGTTGCTATGGCGGCGGGCGCGCTCAGCGGCCTGGTCGCCGCGCTGGAGACCTACCGCGGCCGCGACCGGGTGGTGAGTGGCGGGGGCGGCCCGGTggggccctgcccggccccgtgCGGACGGGCCCTTACCGGACTGTGCCTCCGCAGGTCCGTGCGCTCTGCTATGGCTGTCAGCTGGCGGGGGGGGCGCTGGCCGGGCCGCAGGCCCCGCCGTCAGGGCTGCCCGGGAGCCTCCTGGCCGTGTCGGCCCAGCTGAACGCCTGCCGCACGGCCCTGCGCCTCTTCGACGACTTCGCCATGCTCAGCTACAGCTGCAGCTACGGGCTGGGCCCCAAG GACGAGGACGGCCTGGTGCGGGGGCTGTCGGTGCTCTGCAACCTGGCCAACCAGCTCTACTACCCCTGCGAGCACGTCGCCTGGGCGGCTGACGCCGGCGTCCTCCGCATCAGCTCTCAGAAGTGGTGGACTCTGAGCATGGGGCTCTGGgccttctccctgctcctgggcATCCTGCG ATCCCTGAGAATCTTGTTCCAGTTAAGAAGAAAGCTGAGGCAGCACAAGGGGTATGATTTCCCTCCTTGGCTATACAGCTATTTTAACCCAAACGTATCTGTTCTCATTTGTGAGCTATTGCCAATTATTATTGAATTATGGGCCATCAATAATATTACACTTGCTTCCAGCAGTACATCTTCGCCTCGGAGTCAAAAGGAAACGAAAGCCCAAGTGAAGGCTGAAGTTTTGAGCATCCTCACAGACATGGCAGATCTCTCCAACGCAATCCACTGGCTGCCTCCGGGCTTCCTTTGGGCTGGACGCTTTCCTCCATGGCTA agcagctTCACCACCATGTCCGTCAGCAGCCACGAGAACCGGAAATCCCGCTCGAGCTCCGGCTCCATGAACATCCACCTCTTCCACAAACCGGGCCACGCCGACAGCCTCCTCACCCACCTCAACCTGCTCCGCAAGCGGCACCTCTTCACCGACGTGGTGCTGCGGGCGGGCAACCAGGCCTTCCACTGCCACCGGGCCGTCCTGGCCTCCTGCAGCCGCTACTTCGAGGCGATGTTCAGCGGGGGCCTGAAAGAGAGCAGAGACGCCGAAGTCAACTTCCACGACTCCCTGCACCCCgaggtgctggagctgctgctggactACGCGTACTCCGCCCGGGTGCTGATTAACGAGGAGAACGCGGAGTCCTTGCTGGAGGCCGGGGACATGCTGCAGTTTCAGGACATCCGGGATGCTTCGGCCGACTTTCTGGAGAAGAATCTCTACCCTGGGAACTGCTTGAACATGCTGCTGCTGTCGGATGCCCACTGCTGCGAGCggctgctggagctctcctggaGGATGGCGTTGGCCAACTTCACCTCGCTCTGCAAGACCGAGGACTTCCTCCGCCTGCCCAAAGacaagctgctggagctggtggagaGTGAAGAGCTGGAGGTCGAGGATGAGACGCTGGTCTATGAAGCTGTTATAGGTTGGATCCGGTACGATTTGCCCCGACGCCATGAAGTTCTGCCAGAGCTGCTGCGCTCCGTCCGCCTGGCCCTTCTGCCCGAGTCCTACCTGCGGAAGCAAGTGGCCTGCGAGAAGCTGGTGACCAGCCACAAGCTGGGGGAGGAGATCGTGGCCGACGCCGTACGATGCAAAATGAAGATCCTGCAAAACGATGGCCTGGTGACGGGGTGCTGCGCCCGACCCCGCAAGGTCAGCcaggccctgctgctgctggggggccaGACCTTCATGTGCGACAAGATTTATATGCTGGATCATAAAACCCGCGAGATCATTCCTCGTGCCGACATCCCAAGCCCTCGTAAAGAGTGCAGTGCCTGCGCCATCGGCTGCAAAGTGTACATCACCGGCGGCAAAGGCTCCGAGAACGGCGCTTCCAAAGACGTCTGGGTTTACGACACCCTCCACGACGAGTGGGCAAAAGCCGCTCCCATGCTGGTGGCGCGGTTTGGCCACGGCTCCGCTGAGCTGGACCACTGTCTGTACGTGGTGGGGGGTCACACAGCAGTGAGCGGTGCCTTCCCGgcctctccctctgtctctctcaaGCAAGTCGAACACTACGACCCGCAGCTGGACAAATGGTCCTTGGTGGCCCCTCTCCGAGAAGGCGTGAGCAACGCCGCCGTGGTGGGAGCCAAGATGAAGCTGTTTGTTTTCGGCGGCACCAGCACCAACCAGGAGAAGCTGCCCAAGGTGCAGTGCTTCGATCCCTGCCAGAACCGCTGGACGGTGCCCgtcagctgcccccagccctggcggTACACGGCCGCCGCCGTGGTGGGCAGCCACATCATCGTcatcgggggggacacggagtTTTCCGCCAGCTCCGCTTACCGTTTCCACAGTGACACCTACCAGTGGTCCAAATTCGGGGACGTCACCGCGAAGCGCATCAGCTGCCGTGCTGTCACGTCGGGCAACAGACTGTATGTGGTGGGGGGCTACTGCGGGGCTCAGCGCTGCAAAACGCTGGACTGCTACGACCCATCATCTGACACCTGGAGCAGCGTCACGACGGTGCCTTATTCCCTCATCCCCACCGCCTTTGTCAGCACCTGGAAGTACCTGTCAGCCTGA
- the PEX11G gene encoding peroxisomal membrane protein 11C isoform X4: MAAGALSGLVAALETYRGRDRVVRALCYGCQLAGGALAGPQAPPSGLPGSLLAVSAQLNACRTALRLFDDFAMLSYSCSYGLGPKDEDGLVRGLSVLCNLANQLYYPCEHVAWAADAGVLRISSQKWWTLSMGLWAFSLLLGILRSLRILFQLRRKLRQHKGYDFPPWLYSYFNPNVSVLICELLPIIIELWAINNITLASSSTSSPRSQKETKAQVKAEVLSILTDMADLSNAIHWLPPGFLWAGRFPPWLSSFTTMSVSSHENRKSRSSSGSMNIHLFHKPGHADSLLTHLNLLRKRHLFTDVVLRAGNQAFHCHRAVLASCSRYFEAMFSGGLKESRDAEVNFHDSLHPEVLELLLDYAYSARVLINEENAESLLEAGDMLQFQDIRDASADFLEKNLYPGNCLNMLLLSDAHCCERLLELSWRMALANFTSLCKTEDFLRLPKDKLLELVESEELEVEDETLVYEAVIGWIRYDLPRRHEVLPELLRSVRLALLPESYLRKQVACEKLVTSHKLGEEIVADAVRCKMKILQNDGLVTGCCARPRKVSQALLLLGGQTFMCDKIYMLDHKTREIIPRADIPSPRKECSACAIGCKVYITGGKGSENGASKDVWVYDTLHDEWAKAAPMLVARFGHGSAELDHCLYVVGGHTAVSGAFPASPSVSLKQVEHYDPQLDKWSLVAPLREGVSNAAVVGAKMKLFVFGGTSTNQEKLPKVQCFDPCQNRWTVPVSCPQPWRYTAAAVVGSHIIVIGGDTEFSASSAYRFHSDTYQWSKFGDVTAKRISCRAVTSGNRLYVVGGYCGAQRCKTLDCYDPSSDTWSSVTTVPYSLIPTAFVSTWKYLSA, from the exons ATGGCGGCGGGCGCGCTCAGCGGCCTGGTCGCCGCGCTGGAGACCTACCGCGGCCGCGACCGGGTG GTCCGTGCGCTCTGCTATGGCTGTCAGCTGGCGGGGGGGGCGCTGGCCGGGCCGCAGGCCCCGCCGTCAGGGCTGCCCGGGAGCCTCCTGGCCGTGTCGGCCCAGCTGAACGCCTGCCGCACGGCCCTGCGCCTCTTCGACGACTTCGCCATGCTCAGCTACAGCTGCAGCTACGGGCTGGGCCCCAAG GACGAGGACGGCCTGGTGCGGGGGCTGTCGGTGCTCTGCAACCTGGCCAACCAGCTCTACTACCCCTGCGAGCACGTCGCCTGGGCGGCTGACGCCGGCGTCCTCCGCATCAGCTCTCAGAAGTGGTGGACTCTGAGCATGGGGCTCTGGgccttctccctgctcctgggcATCCTGCG ATCCCTGAGAATCTTGTTCCAGTTAAGAAGAAAGCTGAGGCAGCACAAGGGGTATGATTTCCCTCCTTGGCTATACAGCTATTTTAACCCAAACGTATCTGTTCTCATTTGTGAGCTATTGCCAATTATTATTGAATTATGGGCCATCAATAATATTACACTTGCTTCCAGCAGTACATCTTCGCCTCGGAGTCAAAAGGAAACGAAAGCCCAAGTGAAGGCTGAAGTTTTGAGCATCCTCACAGACATGGCAGATCTCTCCAACGCAATCCACTGGCTGCCTCCGGGCTTCCTTTGGGCTGGACGCTTTCCTCCATGGCTA agcagctTCACCACCATGTCCGTCAGCAGCCACGAGAACCGGAAATCCCGCTCGAGCTCCGGCTCCATGAACATCCACCTCTTCCACAAACCGGGCCACGCCGACAGCCTCCTCACCCACCTCAACCTGCTCCGCAAGCGGCACCTCTTCACCGACGTGGTGCTGCGGGCGGGCAACCAGGCCTTCCACTGCCACCGGGCCGTCCTGGCCTCCTGCAGCCGCTACTTCGAGGCGATGTTCAGCGGGGGCCTGAAAGAGAGCAGAGACGCCGAAGTCAACTTCCACGACTCCCTGCACCCCgaggtgctggagctgctgctggactACGCGTACTCCGCCCGGGTGCTGATTAACGAGGAGAACGCGGAGTCCTTGCTGGAGGCCGGGGACATGCTGCAGTTTCAGGACATCCGGGATGCTTCGGCCGACTTTCTGGAGAAGAATCTCTACCCTGGGAACTGCTTGAACATGCTGCTGCTGTCGGATGCCCACTGCTGCGAGCggctgctggagctctcctggaGGATGGCGTTGGCCAACTTCACCTCGCTCTGCAAGACCGAGGACTTCCTCCGCCTGCCCAAAGacaagctgctggagctggtggagaGTGAAGAGCTGGAGGTCGAGGATGAGACGCTGGTCTATGAAGCTGTTATAGGTTGGATCCGGTACGATTTGCCCCGACGCCATGAAGTTCTGCCAGAGCTGCTGCGCTCCGTCCGCCTGGCCCTTCTGCCCGAGTCCTACCTGCGGAAGCAAGTGGCCTGCGAGAAGCTGGTGACCAGCCACAAGCTGGGGGAGGAGATCGTGGCCGACGCCGTACGATGCAAAATGAAGATCCTGCAAAACGATGGCCTGGTGACGGGGTGCTGCGCCCGACCCCGCAAGGTCAGCcaggccctgctgctgctggggggccaGACCTTCATGTGCGACAAGATTTATATGCTGGATCATAAAACCCGCGAGATCATTCCTCGTGCCGACATCCCAAGCCCTCGTAAAGAGTGCAGTGCCTGCGCCATCGGCTGCAAAGTGTACATCACCGGCGGCAAAGGCTCCGAGAACGGCGCTTCCAAAGACGTCTGGGTTTACGACACCCTCCACGACGAGTGGGCAAAAGCCGCTCCCATGCTGGTGGCGCGGTTTGGCCACGGCTCCGCTGAGCTGGACCACTGTCTGTACGTGGTGGGGGGTCACACAGCAGTGAGCGGTGCCTTCCCGgcctctccctctgtctctctcaaGCAAGTCGAACACTACGACCCGCAGCTGGACAAATGGTCCTTGGTGGCCCCTCTCCGAGAAGGCGTGAGCAACGCCGCCGTGGTGGGAGCCAAGATGAAGCTGTTTGTTTTCGGCGGCACCAGCACCAACCAGGAGAAGCTGCCCAAGGTGCAGTGCTTCGATCCCTGCCAGAACCGCTGGACGGTGCCCgtcagctgcccccagccctggcggTACACGGCCGCCGCCGTGGTGGGCAGCCACATCATCGTcatcgggggggacacggagtTTTCCGCCAGCTCCGCTTACCGTTTCCACAGTGACACCTACCAGTGGTCCAAATTCGGGGACGTCACCGCGAAGCGCATCAGCTGCCGTGCTGTCACGTCGGGCAACAGACTGTATGTGGTGGGGGGCTACTGCGGGGCTCAGCGCTGCAAAACGCTGGACTGCTACGACCCATCATCTGACACCTGGAGCAGCGTCACGACGGTGCCTTATTCCCTCATCCCCACCGCCTTTGTCAGCACCTGGAAGTACCTGTCAGCCTGA
- the PEX11G gene encoding peroxisomal membrane protein 11C isoform X6, producing the protein MAAGALSGLVAALETYRGRDRVVRALCYGCQLAGGALAGPQAPPSGLPGSLLAVSAQLNACRTALRLFDDFAMLSYSCSYGLGPKDEDGLVRGLSVLCNLANQLYYPCEHVAWAADAGVLRISSQKWWTLSMGLWAFSLLLGILRSLRILFQLRRKLRQHKGTSSPRSQKETKAQVKAEVLSILTDMADLSNAIHWLPPGFLWAGRFPPWLSSFTTMSVSSHENRKSRSSSGSMNIHLFHKPGHADSLLTHLNLLRKRHLFTDVVLRAGNQAFHCHRAVLASCSRYFEAMFSGGLKESRDAEVNFHDSLHPEVLELLLDYAYSARVLINEENAESLLEAGDMLQFQDIRDASADFLEKNLYPGNCLNMLLLSDAHCCERLLELSWRMALANFTSLCKTEDFLRLPKDKLLELVESEELEVEDETLVYEAVIGWIRYDLPRRHEVLPELLRSVRLALLPESYLRKQVACEKLVTSHKLGEEIVADAVRCKMKILQNDGLVTGCCARPRKVSQALLLLGGQTFMCDKIYMLDHKTREIIPRADIPSPRKECSACAIGCKVYITGGKGSENGASKDVWVYDTLHDEWAKAAPMLVARFGHGSAELDHCLYVVGGHTAVSGAFPASPSVSLKQVEHYDPQLDKWSLVAPLREGVSNAAVVGAKMKLFVFGGTSTNQEKLPKVQCFDPCQNRWTVPVSCPQPWRYTAAAVVGSHIIVIGGDTEFSASSAYRFHSDTYQWSKFGDVTAKRISCRAVTSGNRLYVVGGYCGAQRCKTLDCYDPSSDTWSSVTTVPYSLIPTAFVSTWKYLSA; encoded by the exons ATGGCGGCGGGCGCGCTCAGCGGCCTGGTCGCCGCGCTGGAGACCTACCGCGGCCGCGACCGGGTG GTCCGTGCGCTCTGCTATGGCTGTCAGCTGGCGGGGGGGGCGCTGGCCGGGCCGCAGGCCCCGCCGTCAGGGCTGCCCGGGAGCCTCCTGGCCGTGTCGGCCCAGCTGAACGCCTGCCGCACGGCCCTGCGCCTCTTCGACGACTTCGCCATGCTCAGCTACAGCTGCAGCTACGGGCTGGGCCCCAAG GACGAGGACGGCCTGGTGCGGGGGCTGTCGGTGCTCTGCAACCTGGCCAACCAGCTCTACTACCCCTGCGAGCACGTCGCCTGGGCGGCTGACGCCGGCGTCCTCCGCATCAGCTCTCAGAAGTGGTGGACTCTGAGCATGGGGCTCTGGgccttctccctgctcctgggcATCCTGCG ATCCCTGAGAATCTTGTTCCAGTTAAGAAGAAAGCTGAGGCAGCACAAGGG TACATCTTCGCCTCGGAGTCAAAAGGAAACGAAAGCCCAAGTGAAGGCTGAAGTTTTGAGCATCCTCACAGACATGGCAGATCTCTCCAACGCAATCCACTGGCTGCCTCCGGGCTTCCTTTGGGCTGGACGCTTTCCTCCATGGCTA agcagctTCACCACCATGTCCGTCAGCAGCCACGAGAACCGGAAATCCCGCTCGAGCTCCGGCTCCATGAACATCCACCTCTTCCACAAACCGGGCCACGCCGACAGCCTCCTCACCCACCTCAACCTGCTCCGCAAGCGGCACCTCTTCACCGACGTGGTGCTGCGGGCGGGCAACCAGGCCTTCCACTGCCACCGGGCCGTCCTGGCCTCCTGCAGCCGCTACTTCGAGGCGATGTTCAGCGGGGGCCTGAAAGAGAGCAGAGACGCCGAAGTCAACTTCCACGACTCCCTGCACCCCgaggtgctggagctgctgctggactACGCGTACTCCGCCCGGGTGCTGATTAACGAGGAGAACGCGGAGTCCTTGCTGGAGGCCGGGGACATGCTGCAGTTTCAGGACATCCGGGATGCTTCGGCCGACTTTCTGGAGAAGAATCTCTACCCTGGGAACTGCTTGAACATGCTGCTGCTGTCGGATGCCCACTGCTGCGAGCggctgctggagctctcctggaGGATGGCGTTGGCCAACTTCACCTCGCTCTGCAAGACCGAGGACTTCCTCCGCCTGCCCAAAGacaagctgctggagctggtggagaGTGAAGAGCTGGAGGTCGAGGATGAGACGCTGGTCTATGAAGCTGTTATAGGTTGGATCCGGTACGATTTGCCCCGACGCCATGAAGTTCTGCCAGAGCTGCTGCGCTCCGTCCGCCTGGCCCTTCTGCCCGAGTCCTACCTGCGGAAGCAAGTGGCCTGCGAGAAGCTGGTGACCAGCCACAAGCTGGGGGAGGAGATCGTGGCCGACGCCGTACGATGCAAAATGAAGATCCTGCAAAACGATGGCCTGGTGACGGGGTGCTGCGCCCGACCCCGCAAGGTCAGCcaggccctgctgctgctggggggccaGACCTTCATGTGCGACAAGATTTATATGCTGGATCATAAAACCCGCGAGATCATTCCTCGTGCCGACATCCCAAGCCCTCGTAAAGAGTGCAGTGCCTGCGCCATCGGCTGCAAAGTGTACATCACCGGCGGCAAAGGCTCCGAGAACGGCGCTTCCAAAGACGTCTGGGTTTACGACACCCTCCACGACGAGTGGGCAAAAGCCGCTCCCATGCTGGTGGCGCGGTTTGGCCACGGCTCCGCTGAGCTGGACCACTGTCTGTACGTGGTGGGGGGTCACACAGCAGTGAGCGGTGCCTTCCCGgcctctccctctgtctctctcaaGCAAGTCGAACACTACGACCCGCAGCTGGACAAATGGTCCTTGGTGGCCCCTCTCCGAGAAGGCGTGAGCAACGCCGCCGTGGTGGGAGCCAAGATGAAGCTGTTTGTTTTCGGCGGCACCAGCACCAACCAGGAGAAGCTGCCCAAGGTGCAGTGCTTCGATCCCTGCCAGAACCGCTGGACGGTGCCCgtcagctgcccccagccctggcggTACACGGCCGCCGCCGTGGTGGGCAGCCACATCATCGTcatcgggggggacacggagtTTTCCGCCAGCTCCGCTTACCGTTTCCACAGTGACACCTACCAGTGGTCCAAATTCGGGGACGTCACCGCGAAGCGCATCAGCTGCCGTGCTGTCACGTCGGGCAACAGACTGTATGTGGTGGGGGGCTACTGCGGGGCTCAGCGCTGCAAAACGCTGGACTGCTACGACCCATCATCTGACACCTGGAGCAGCGTCACGACGGTGCCTTATTCCCTCATCCCCACCGCCTTTGTCAGCACCTGGAAGTACCTGTCAGCCTGA
- the PEX11G gene encoding peroxisomal membrane protein 11C isoform X9, which yields MAAGALSGLVAALETYRGRDRVVRALCYGCQLAGGALAGPQAPPSGLPGSLLAVSAQLNACRTALRLFDDFAMLSYSCSYGLGPKDEDGLVRGLSVLCNLANQLYYPCEHVAWAADAGVLRISSQKWWTLSMGLWAFSLLLGILRSLRILFQLRRKLRQHKGSTSSPRSQKETKAQVKAEVLSILTDMADLSNAIHWLPPGFLWAGRFPPWLVGLLGTVSSLIGIYQASRGGNSEAV from the exons ATGGCGGCGGGCGCGCTCAGCGGCCTGGTCGCCGCGCTGGAGACCTACCGCGGCCGCGACCGGGTG GTCCGTGCGCTCTGCTATGGCTGTCAGCTGGCGGGGGGGGCGCTGGCCGGGCCGCAGGCCCCGCCGTCAGGGCTGCCCGGGAGCCTCCTGGCCGTGTCGGCCCAGCTGAACGCCTGCCGCACGGCCCTGCGCCTCTTCGACGACTTCGCCATGCTCAGCTACAGCTGCAGCTACGGGCTGGGCCCCAAG GACGAGGACGGCCTGGTGCGGGGGCTGTCGGTGCTCTGCAACCTGGCCAACCAGCTCTACTACCCCTGCGAGCACGTCGCCTGGGCGGCTGACGCCGGCGTCCTCCGCATCAGCTCTCAGAAGTGGTGGACTCTGAGCATGGGGCTCTGGgccttctccctgctcctgggcATCCTGCG ATCCCTGAGAATCTTGTTCCAGTTAAGAAGAAAGCTGAGGCAGCACAAGGG CAGTACATCTTCGCCTCGGAGTCAAAAGGAAACGAAAGCCCAAGTGAAGGCTGAAGTTTTGAGCATCCTCACAGACATGGCAGATCTCTCCAACGCAATCCACTGGCTGCCTCCGGGCTTCCTTTGGGCTGGACGCTTTCCTCCATGGCTAGTAGGTCTCCTGGGGACCGTATCTTCCCTGATTGGTATCTACCAAGCATCTAGAGGAGGAAATTCTGAAGCTGTGTAA
- the PEX11G gene encoding peroxisomal membrane protein 11C isoform X7, with product MSVSSHENRKSRSSSGSMNIHLFHKPGHADSLLTHLNLLRKRHLFTDVVLRAGNQAFHCHRAVLASCSRYFEAMFSGGLKESRDAEVNFHDSLHPEVLELLLDYAYSARVLINEENAESLLEAGDMLQFQDIRDASADFLEKNLYPGNCLNMLLLSDAHCCERLLELSWRMALANFTSLCKTEDFLRLPKDKLLELVESEELEVEDETLVYEAVIGWIRYDLPRRHEVLPELLRSVRLALLPESYLRKQVACEKLVTSHKLGEEIVADAVRCKMKILQNDGLVTGCCARPRKVSQALLLLGGQTFMCDKIYMLDHKTREIIPRADIPSPRKECSACAIGCKVYITGGKGSENGASKDVWVYDTLHDEWAKAAPMLVARFGHGSAELDHCLYVVGGHTAVSGAFPASPSVSLKQVEHYDPQLDKWSLVAPLREGVSNAAVVGAKMKLFVFGGTSTNQEKLPKVQCFDPCQNRWTVPVSCPQPWRYTAAAVVGSHIIVIGGDTEFSASSAYRFHSDTYQWSKFGDVTAKRISCRAVTSGNRLYVVGGYCGAQRCKTLDCYDPSSDTWSSVTTVPYSLIPTAFVSTWKYLSA from the coding sequence ATGTCCGTCAGCAGCCACGAGAACCGGAAATCCCGCTCGAGCTCCGGCTCCATGAACATCCACCTCTTCCACAAACCGGGCCACGCCGACAGCCTCCTCACCCACCTCAACCTGCTCCGCAAGCGGCACCTCTTCACCGACGTGGTGCTGCGGGCGGGCAACCAGGCCTTCCACTGCCACCGGGCCGTCCTGGCCTCCTGCAGCCGCTACTTCGAGGCGATGTTCAGCGGGGGCCTGAAAGAGAGCAGAGACGCCGAAGTCAACTTCCACGACTCCCTGCACCCCgaggtgctggagctgctgctggactACGCGTACTCCGCCCGGGTGCTGATTAACGAGGAGAACGCGGAGTCCTTGCTGGAGGCCGGGGACATGCTGCAGTTTCAGGACATCCGGGATGCTTCGGCCGACTTTCTGGAGAAGAATCTCTACCCTGGGAACTGCTTGAACATGCTGCTGCTGTCGGATGCCCACTGCTGCGAGCggctgctggagctctcctggaGGATGGCGTTGGCCAACTTCACCTCGCTCTGCAAGACCGAGGACTTCCTCCGCCTGCCCAAAGacaagctgctggagctggtggagaGTGAAGAGCTGGAGGTCGAGGATGAGACGCTGGTCTATGAAGCTGTTATAGGTTGGATCCGGTACGATTTGCCCCGACGCCATGAAGTTCTGCCAGAGCTGCTGCGCTCCGTCCGCCTGGCCCTTCTGCCCGAGTCCTACCTGCGGAAGCAAGTGGCCTGCGAGAAGCTGGTGACCAGCCACAAGCTGGGGGAGGAGATCGTGGCCGACGCCGTACGATGCAAAATGAAGATCCTGCAAAACGATGGCCTGGTGACGGGGTGCTGCGCCCGACCCCGCAAGGTCAGCcaggccctgctgctgctggggggccaGACCTTCATGTGCGACAAGATTTATATGCTGGATCATAAAACCCGCGAGATCATTCCTCGTGCCGACATCCCAAGCCCTCGTAAAGAGTGCAGTGCCTGCGCCATCGGCTGCAAAGTGTACATCACCGGCGGCAAAGGCTCCGAGAACGGCGCTTCCAAAGACGTCTGGGTTTACGACACCCTCCACGACGAGTGGGCAAAAGCCGCTCCCATGCTGGTGGCGCGGTTTGGCCACGGCTCCGCTGAGCTGGACCACTGTCTGTACGTGGTGGGGGGTCACACAGCAGTGAGCGGTGCCTTCCCGgcctctccctctgtctctctcaaGCAAGTCGAACACTACGACCCGCAGCTGGACAAATGGTCCTTGGTGGCCCCTCTCCGAGAAGGCGTGAGCAACGCCGCCGTGGTGGGAGCCAAGATGAAGCTGTTTGTTTTCGGCGGCACCAGCACCAACCAGGAGAAGCTGCCCAAGGTGCAGTGCTTCGATCCCTGCCAGAACCGCTGGACGGTGCCCgtcagctgcccccagccctggcggTACACGGCCGCCGCCGTGGTGGGCAGCCACATCATCGTcatcgggggggacacggagtTTTCCGCCAGCTCCGCTTACCGTTTCCACAGTGACACCTACCAGTGGTCCAAATTCGGGGACGTCACCGCGAAGCGCATCAGCTGCCGTGCTGTCACGTCGGGCAACAGACTGTATGTGGTGGGGGGCTACTGCGGGGCTCAGCGCTGCAAAACGCTGGACTGCTACGACCCATCATCTGACACCTGGAGCAGCGTCACGACGGTGCCTTATTCCCTCATCCCCACCGCCTTTGTCAGCACCTGGAAGTACCTGTCAGCCTGA